In one Rhinopithecus roxellana isolate Shanxi Qingling chromosome 1, ASM756505v1, whole genome shotgun sequence genomic region, the following are encoded:
- the GPR160 gene encoding probable G-protein coupled receptor 160 codes for MTALSSENCSFQYQLRQTSQPLDVNCLLFLIILGKILLNILTLGMRRKNTCQNFMEYFCISLAFIDLLLLVNISIILYFRDFVILSIRFTKYHICLFTQIISFTYGFVHYPVFLIACIDYCLHFSKTTKLSFKCQKLFYFFTVILIWISVLAYVLGDPAIYQSLKAQNAYSHHCPFYVSIQSYWLSFFMVMILFVAFITSWEEVTTLVQAVRITSYMNETILYFPFSSHSSYTVRSKKIFLSKLIVCFLSTWLPFVLLQVIILLLKVQVPAYIEMNVPWLYFVNSFLIATVYWFNCHKLNLRDIGLPLDPFVNWKCCFIPLTIPNLEQIEKPISIMIC; via the coding sequence atgaCTGCCCTCTCTTCAGAGAACTGCTCTTTTCAGTACCAGTTACGTCAAACCAGCCAGCCCCTAGATGTTAACTGTCTGCTGTTCTTGATCATACTtgggaaaatattattaaatatcctTACACtaggaatgagaagaaaaaacacCTGTCAAAATTTTATggaatatttttgcatttcacTAGCATTCATTGATCTTTTACTTTTGGTAAACATTTCCATTATATTGTATTTCAGGGATTTTGTAATTTTAAGCATTAGGTTTACTAAATACCACATCTGCCTATTTActcaaattatttcctttacttATGGCTTTGTGCATTATCCAGTTTTCCTGATAGCTTGTATAGATTATTGCCTCCATTTCTCTAAAACAACCAAGCTTTCATTTAagtgtcaaaaattattttatttctttacagtaattttaatttggatttcagTCCTTGCTTATGTTTTGGGAGACCCAGCCATCTACCAAAGCCTGAAGGCACAGAATGCTTATTCTCATCACTGTCCTTTCTATGTCAGCATTCAGAGTTACTGGCTGTCATTTTTCATGGTGATGATTTTATTTGTAGCTTTCATAACCTCTTGGGAAGAAGTTACTACTTTGGTACAGGCTGTCAGGATAACTTCCTATATGAATGAAACTatcttgtattttcctttttcatcccaCTCCAGTTATACTGTGAGATCGAAAAAAATATTCTTATCCAAGCTCATTGTCTGTTTTCTCAGTACCTGGTTACCATTTGTACTACTTCAGGTAATCATTCTTTTACTTAAAGTTCAGGTTCCAGCATATATTGAGATGAATGTTCCCTGGTTGTACTTTGTCAATAGTTTTCTCATTGCTACAGTGTATTGGTTTAATTGTCACAAGCTTAATTTAAGAGACATTGGATTACCTTTGGATCCATTTGTCAACTGGAAGTGCTGCTTCATTCCACTTACAATTCCTAATCTTGAGCAAATTGAAAAGCCTATATCAATAATGATTTGTTAA